The following proteins are encoded in a genomic region of Oncorhynchus masou masou isolate Uvic2021 chromosome 32, UVic_Omas_1.1, whole genome shotgun sequence:
- the LOC135526098 gene encoding mitochondrial basic amino acids transporter-like produces the protein MDFTLDFAAGCIGGAAGVLVGHPFDTVKVRLQVQSVDRPLYRGTYHCFQSIVRQESMTGLYKGIGSPMMGLTFINAIVFGVQGNAMRRLGHDTPLNQFLAGASAGALQSIICCPMELAKTRMQLQGLGERKSKQKLYKNSLDCLVRIYRKEGFCGINRGMVTTLVRETPGFGIYFLTYDVLTRHLGCEPDDPYMILKLLFAGGMSGIASWISTYPVDVIKSRLQADGVGGHNKYNGIADCMRQSMKREGWRVFTRGLTSTLLRAFPVNATTFATVTLFLMYMRNDEGGITDCEPLPAHSSLTASPQQAQPSSL, from the exons ATGGACTTTACATTGGACTTTGCGGCAGGATGCATAGGAG GTGCTGCAGGTGTTTTGGTTGGCCATCCTTTTGATACTGTAAAG GTACGACTCCAAGTTCAGAGTGTGGACAGACCTCTGTACCGCGGCACGTATCACTGCTTCCAGTCTATCGTACGACAAGAGTCG ATGACAGGGCTCTACAAAGGCATCGGCTCCCCCATGATGGGCCTGACCTTCATCAACGCCATCGTGTTCGGTGTCCAGGGCAACGCCATGCGCAGGCTGGGCCACGACACACCGCTCAACCAGTTCCTGGCTGGGGCATCGGCGGGGGCATTGCAGAGCATCATTTGCTGCCCTATGGAGCTGGCCAAGACACGGATGCAGCTGCAGGGCTTGGGCGAGAGGAAGTCCAAGCAGAAGTTGTACAAGAACTCACTGGACTGCCTGGTGCGCATCTACCGGAAGGAGGGCTTCTGCGGAATCAACCGGGGAATGGTGACCACGCTGGTCCGTGAGACGCCGGGCTTTGGGATCTACTTCTTGACCTACGATGTCCTGACGCGCCACTTGGGCTGCGAGCCCGACGACCCCTACATGATCCTCAAGTTGCTGTTTGCCGGCGGCATGTCGGGCATCGCCTCGTGGATCTCCACCTACCCCGTGGACGTCATAAAATCGCGGCTCCAGGCGGACGGCGTGGGTGGCCACAACAAGTACAACGGCATTGCAGACTGCATGCGTCAGAGCATGAAGCGGGAGGGCTGGCGGGTGTTCACGCGTGGCCTCACCTCCACACTGCTTCGGGCATTCCCAGTCAATGCCACAACCTTTGCCACCGTGACTCTGTTCCTCATGTACATGCGGAACGACGAGGGCGGCATCACAGACTGCGAGCCCCTACCCGCCCACTCCTCACTCACTGCGAGCCCACAGCAGGCCCAGCCCTCAAGCCTGTGA